The following proteins are encoded in a genomic region of Corynebacterium atypicum:
- a CDS encoding Rv3654c family TadE-like protein: MMRPPGNDAGFTTVLAAFLVAGLVSLTVIVAGAATLVVGSHRAQVAADMAAVAGASELARGGDACTAAAETARHNDSRLDRCAVDERDVVVAAVVAKRTATARAGPL; the protein is encoded by the coding sequence ATGATGCGCCCGCCTGGTAACGACGCCGGCTTCACCACCGTGCTGGCCGCCTTCTTGGTCGCGGGTCTTGTCAGCCTCACCGTGATCGTCGCGGGCGCGGCCACGCTCGTCGTCGGCTCGCACCGAGCGCAGGTCGCGGCGGATATGGCCGCGGTCGCCGGAGCCAGCGAGCTCGCCCGTGGCGGCGATGCCTGTACTGCGGCGGCAGAAACGGCGCGGCATAACGACTCCCGCCTGGACCGCTGCGCCGTCGACGAGCGCGACGTGGTCGTTGCCGCGGTCGTCGCCAAGCGGACTGCGACTGCGCGCGCCGGGCCGCTCTAG
- a CDS encoding DEAD/DEAH box helicase: MPARRLIGPPRKGVCRVPEHPEFSPLSGLGLELVSAIQRRLAGSTATFSGTLPARPAVFANWPEWVDPAVRAAVEHRGVEKLFSHQALTATLAHQGRNVVVATGTSSGKSLAYLLPVLSRLRAAEHACALYLTPTRALGSDQLAATSRLIAEVDGLANVHPAPYDGDTPVEARAGIRQRSRMVFSTPDMLHSSLLAHHPRWARLLRHLDFVIIDECHTYRGVFGANVALVLRRLQRIAAHYGSNPTFILASATSADPQGQAERLLGQPVDAVTDDGAPTGRRAVLLWEPGFLDDVAGEHGAPVRRAATTEAADVMATLVAQGARTLSFVRSRRAAEIVSLRCQETLSALGRPDFARRISAYRAGYLAEDRRRLERALDEGDLLGVATTNALELGIDVGALDATVTAGFPGTIASLRQQAGRAGRRGQESLMVFIARDEPLDTFLVHHPEVLLGHPLERSVFDPYNPYVLYNHVYLAAVEKPLSEQEVEQLHAREVVEQLARDGLLRRRELGWFPTPRTADAQGLRPDTAHAQLSLRGEAGGAVMIVDATDGRLLGTVEQSRAAGQVFPSAVYLHQGESFVVDQLDWQELLALAHPEAPEYSTHPRSQTDIRIVSAPGADEVFNPAPGIWVAAVDVEVTDQVTGYVVRLPDGQVVDQIALDMPPTRLTTRCVAFTIDPVALQAMGVAAGEIPGSLHAAEHAAIGLLPLIATCDRWDLGGVSTAEHPDTGLPTVFVYDGHPGGAGFSDCGFEHFGQWMSATFEAVRNCSCQSGCPSCVQSPKCGNGNEPLDKAGALRVLGALAAACG; the protein is encoded by the coding sequence ATGCCTGCGCGGCGCCTCATCGGACCACCACGAAAGGGGGTTTGCCGAGTGCCCGAACATCCCGAATTTAGCCCCTTGAGCGGGCTCGGGCTCGAGCTGGTAAGCGCCATTCAGCGCCGCCTGGCAGGCTCCACGGCGACGTTTAGCGGCACCCTGCCCGCCCGCCCCGCGGTATTCGCGAACTGGCCGGAATGGGTCGACCCTGCGGTGCGCGCGGCGGTGGAGCACCGCGGCGTCGAGAAGCTGTTTAGCCACCAGGCCCTCACCGCAACGCTCGCCCACCAGGGCCGCAACGTGGTCGTGGCCACGGGCACAAGCTCGGGGAAGTCGCTGGCGTACCTGCTCCCGGTGCTGTCCCGGCTGCGCGCCGCGGAGCACGCCTGCGCGCTCTACCTCACCCCCACCCGGGCACTGGGATCCGACCAGCTGGCGGCCACCAGCCGGCTGATCGCCGAGGTAGACGGGCTGGCGAACGTCCACCCCGCCCCTTACGACGGCGACACCCCGGTGGAGGCGCGGGCGGGCATCCGGCAGCGCTCACGGATGGTGTTCAGCACCCCAGACATGCTGCATTCCTCGCTGCTCGCCCACCACCCCCGGTGGGCGCGCCTGCTGCGGCACCTCGACTTCGTCATTATCGACGAATGCCACACCTACCGCGGGGTCTTCGGCGCCAACGTCGCCTTAGTGCTACGCCGGCTTCAGCGCATTGCCGCCCACTACGGCTCGAATCCGACGTTCATCCTCGCCTCCGCCACCTCAGCGGACCCTCAGGGGCAGGCCGAACGGCTGCTGGGCCAGCCAGTCGACGCCGTCACCGACGATGGCGCGCCCACGGGCCGGCGCGCAGTACTGCTCTGGGAGCCGGGGTTCCTCGACGACGTCGCCGGGGAGCACGGCGCGCCCGTGCGCCGAGCCGCCACCACCGAGGCTGCGGACGTGATGGCAACACTCGTCGCCCAAGGCGCCCGAACCCTTTCGTTCGTGCGCTCCCGGCGGGCCGCCGAGATCGTCTCGCTGCGCTGCCAGGAGACGCTGAGCGCGCTGGGCAGGCCGGACTTTGCGCGCCGAATCAGCGCCTACCGGGCGGGGTACCTGGCCGAGGACCGGCGCCGGCTGGAGCGCGCGCTGGACGAGGGCGACCTGCTGGGGGTAGCCACCACGAACGCCCTGGAGCTGGGGATCGACGTCGGCGCGCTCGACGCGACGGTGACGGCGGGCTTCCCGGGTACTATCGCCTCGCTGCGCCAGCAGGCCGGCCGGGCCGGGCGCCGCGGGCAGGAATCGCTGATGGTCTTCATCGCGCGCGACGAGCCCCTCGACACGTTTCTGGTGCACCACCCGGAGGTGCTGCTCGGACACCCGCTCGAACGCTCCGTTTTCGACCCCTACAACCCCTACGTGCTGTACAACCACGTCTACTTAGCGGCGGTGGAAAAGCCGCTGTCTGAGCAGGAGGTCGAACAGCTCCACGCCCGCGAGGTAGTCGAGCAGCTGGCCCGCGACGGTCTATTGCGGCGCCGCGAGCTGGGCTGGTTTCCCACCCCGCGCACTGCCGATGCCCAGGGGCTGCGCCCGGACACCGCGCACGCGCAGCTCAGTCTGCGTGGTGAGGCCGGCGGCGCGGTGATGATCGTCGACGCGACCGATGGGCGGCTGTTGGGTACCGTCGAGCAATCGCGAGCTGCCGGCCAGGTCTTCCCGAGTGCCGTCTACCTGCACCAGGGCGAATCCTTTGTGGTTGACCAGCTGGATTGGCAGGAGCTGCTGGCCCTGGCCCATCCGGAGGCCCCGGAGTACTCGACGCACCCGCGCAGCCAGACCGATATTCGGATCGTCTCCGCGCCGGGCGCCGACGAGGTTTTTAACCCCGCTCCGGGGATCTGGGTGGCGGCGGTGGATGTGGAAGTCACCGACCAGGTCACCGGTTACGTGGTGCGGCTTCCAGACGGCCAGGTGGTCGACCAGATCGCGCTTGATATGCCGCCTACGCGCCTGACCACCCGCTGCGTCGCCTTCACCATCGACCCGGTCGCACTTCAGGCCATGGGTGTGGCGGCAGGCGAGATCCCCGGCAGTCTGCATGCCGCCGAGCATGCGGCGATCGGGCTTTTGCCGCTGATCGCAACGTGTGACCGGTGGGATCTTGGCGGGGTCTCTACGGCAGAGCACCCGGATACGGGTCTGCCCACCGTGTTCGTTTATGACGGCCACCCCGGCGGCGCGGGCTTTTCCGACTGCGGGTTCGAGCACTTTGGGCAGTGGATGTCCGCGACCTTTGAGGCGGTGCGCAACTGCTCGTGCCAGTCCGGGTGCCCCTCGTGCGTGCAGTCGCCCAAGTGCGGCAACGGCAACGAGCCCCTCGACAAGGCCGGCGCGCTCCGGGTGCTGGGCGCGCTCGCGGCTGCCTGCGGCTAG
- a CDS encoding cold-shock protein, translating to MTQGTVKWFNAEKGYGFIAPEDGSDDVFVHYTEIQGSGFRTLEENQRVEFEIGEGTKGPQAQQVRAL from the coding sequence ATGACTCAGGGAACTGTCAAGTGGTTTAACGCGGAAAAGGGCTACGGCTTCATCGCGCCGGAGGATGGCTCGGATGACGTCTTCGTCCACTACACCGAGATCCAGGGCAGCGGTTTTCGCACCCTGGAGGAGAACCAGCGCGTCGAGTTCGAGATCGGCGAGGGCACCAAGGGCCCGCAGGCCCAGCAGGTGCGCGCTCTCTAA
- a CDS encoding DedA family protein, whose protein sequence is MADQLTLVVEAVLGSAWFYPLLAFCIVDDALCPLLPSETIITAGAAWSASRGVPDVWAVWWIALVAAVIGDNICYLLGTRLVTFVRSTPPRSKLGRAVDWVERSLRTRAALTIIVARFVPWGRWVLTIMLGAMKYPWWLFFLVDTVGVLVWVSQATLIGYLGGWVLQDYPLLGMLLGILLGSLVGVLIDRVRGYLSNAHQVHTGTSSA, encoded by the coding sequence ATGGCCGACCAGCTCACCCTAGTGGTAGAGGCGGTACTCGGATCCGCGTGGTTCTACCCACTCCTCGCATTCTGCATCGTCGACGACGCGCTGTGCCCACTGTTACCCAGCGAGACGATCATCACCGCGGGCGCCGCGTGGTCGGCCAGCCGCGGGGTGCCCGACGTATGGGCGGTGTGGTGGATTGCCCTGGTAGCGGCGGTGATCGGTGATAACATCTGCTACCTTCTGGGTACCCGGCTCGTCACTTTCGTGCGCTCTACCCCGCCGCGCAGCAAACTCGGCCGGGCGGTGGACTGGGTCGAGCGCAGCCTACGCACGCGCGCAGCGCTGACGATCATCGTCGCCCGCTTCGTGCCCTGGGGCCGGTGGGTGCTCACGATCATGCTCGGGGCGATGAAGTACCCGTGGTGGCTGTTCTTCCTCGTCGACACGGTCGGCGTGCTCGTGTGGGTATCGCAGGCCACGCTCATCGGGTACCTGGGCGGCTGGGTTCTGCAGGACTACCCCCTTTTGGGCATGTTGCTGGGCATCCTGCTCGGTTCGCTGGTGGGGGTGCTCATCGACCGGGTACGCGGCTATCTGTCGAACGCCCACCAGGTGCACACCGGCACCTCGAGCGCCTAG
- the topA gene encoding type I DNA topoisomerase, producing MAEKAGQGVKRLVIVESGTKAKKIQPYLGDDYIVEASVGHIRDLPRGAADVPAKYKKEPWARLGVDTEHGFKPLYVVSPDKKKKVADLKKKLAQVDELYLATDPDREGEAIAWHLLEVLKPKVPVRRMVFNEITKPAILQGAQNTRELDHDLVDAQETRRILDRLYGYEISPVLWKKIMPRLSAGRVQSVATRVIVERERERMAFVSAGYWDVAATLDTGRGGEDSDNPATFSARLTGVNGKRVAQGRDFTDRGELKGGRSDVVTVDEATARRLADELIRAPFAVSSVESKPYTRRPYPPFMTSTLQQEAGRKLRFTSERTMRIAQRLYENGFITYMRTDSTSLSQQGLDAARQQARDLYGERFVASSPRRYDRKVKNSQEAHEAIRPAGERFATPGELPGRLDTEEFKLYELIWQRTVASQMSDAKGTSLRVAIQARAAESGDEVEFTATGRTITFPGFLRAYVETSKLSDGRDVADNAERRLPQLSEGDRLSARELSPEGHSTNPPSRYTEASLVKKMEDLGIGRPSTYASIIKTIQDRGYVFSRGNALVPSWVAFAVVGLLEQNFAALVDYDFTSSMEDELDEIAAGQEDRTDWLTAFYFGDASATDDLADAVARLGGLKALVGENLEHIDARAVNSLRLFDDASGRAVVVRVGRYGPYIERQVGTDEDGEPQYQRANLPEATTPDELTLEFAEKLFATPQGGRELGVNPDNGRQVVAKEGRYGPYVTEIVREDEKATAEQYAEEIVAAERAEEDQQRAAEGKRKKNWETKTAAKQKDKRIAQIVEERLAPKTASLFSSMQPSSVTLEEALRLLKLPREVGVDPVDGEVITAQNGRYGPYLKKGSGSRSLASEEQIFEITLDEARRIYAEPKRRGRQAAKPPLKQLGDNDVSGRPMSVKDGRFGPYVTDGETNASLRRGDTPETLTDERANQLLSERRAKVVADGGSKKSTKKSAKKSGKKATKKAAKKTAKKSSKKTAKKPPRTTKNVVKAGSRR from the coding sequence GTGGCAGAAAAGGCCGGCCAGGGCGTAAAGCGCTTGGTCATCGTGGAGTCGGGGACAAAAGCGAAGAAGATCCAGCCCTACCTTGGCGATGATTACATCGTGGAGGCTTCGGTGGGCCACATTCGCGATCTCCCCCGTGGTGCCGCCGACGTGCCCGCAAAATATAAGAAGGAGCCGTGGGCGCGCCTCGGCGTGGATACTGAGCACGGCTTCAAACCTCTTTACGTGGTCAGCCCGGATAAGAAGAAGAAGGTCGCGGACCTCAAGAAGAAGCTCGCGCAGGTCGACGAGCTGTATCTGGCCACAGACCCGGACCGTGAAGGCGAGGCGATCGCCTGGCACCTGCTCGAGGTGTTGAAGCCGAAGGTCCCCGTGCGCCGCATGGTGTTCAACGAGATCACCAAGCCGGCGATCCTCCAGGGCGCGCAGAACACCCGCGAGCTCGATCACGATTTGGTGGATGCCCAGGAGACCCGCCGGATCTTGGACCGGCTGTACGGCTACGAGATTTCCCCGGTGCTGTGGAAGAAGATCATGCCGCGGCTGTCCGCGGGCCGGGTGCAGTCGGTGGCCACGCGCGTGATCGTGGAGCGCGAGCGCGAGCGCATGGCCTTCGTTTCCGCAGGCTACTGGGACGTGGCGGCTACCCTCGACACGGGGCGCGGCGGGGAAGATTCGGACAATCCCGCAACGTTTAGCGCCCGCTTGACGGGGGTCAACGGCAAGCGCGTTGCCCAGGGCCGGGACTTTACTGATCGCGGCGAATTGAAAGGCGGGCGCAGCGACGTCGTCACGGTAGACGAGGCGACGGCGCGTAGGCTGGCAGACGAGCTTATCCGCGCACCGTTCGCCGTCAGCTCGGTGGAGAGCAAGCCCTATACCCGGCGGCCGTACCCGCCGTTTATGACGTCCACGCTGCAGCAGGAGGCCGGCCGCAAGCTGCGGTTTACCTCGGAGCGGACGATGCGCATCGCGCAGCGGCTCTATGAGAACGGCTTTATTACTTATATGCGTACGGATTCGACCTCGCTGTCTCAGCAGGGTCTGGATGCGGCACGCCAGCAGGCCCGCGACCTGTACGGCGAGCGCTTCGTCGCGTCCTCGCCGCGGCGCTATGACCGTAAGGTGAAGAACTCGCAGGAGGCCCACGAGGCGATCCGCCCGGCGGGCGAGCGTTTTGCCACTCCGGGTGAGCTTCCCGGGCGGCTGGATACCGAAGAGTTCAAGCTCTACGAGTTGATTTGGCAGCGCACTGTGGCCAGCCAGATGAGCGACGCCAAGGGCACCTCCCTGCGGGTGGCCATCCAGGCGCGCGCGGCGGAGTCGGGCGACGAGGTGGAATTTACCGCCACCGGCCGCACGATCACGTTCCCGGGGTTCTTGCGGGCATATGTAGAGACATCGAAGCTTTCCGACGGCCGAGACGTTGCGGACAATGCCGAGCGCCGGCTGCCGCAGCTGAGCGAGGGCGATCGGCTCTCGGCCCGCGAGCTTTCCCCCGAGGGCCATTCGACCAACCCGCCGTCGCGGTACACGGAGGCGAGCCTGGTCAAGAAGATGGAAGACCTCGGAATCGGCCGGCCGTCGACATACGCCTCGATCATCAAGACGATTCAAGATCGCGGCTACGTGTTCTCCCGCGGCAACGCGCTCGTGCCCAGCTGGGTGGCCTTCGCGGTGGTGGGTTTGTTGGAGCAGAACTTTGCCGCATTGGTGGACTACGATTTCACCTCCTCGATGGAAGATGAGCTCGACGAGATCGCCGCGGGCCAGGAGGACCGCACGGATTGGCTCACGGCGTTCTACTTTGGCGATGCCTCGGCTACGGATGACCTGGCCGACGCGGTCGCCCGCCTCGGCGGGCTCAAGGCGTTGGTGGGGGAGAACCTGGAGCACATCGATGCCCGCGCCGTGAATTCGCTGCGGCTTTTCGACGACGCTTCAGGGCGCGCCGTGGTGGTGCGCGTCGGCCGCTACGGGCCCTACATCGAGCGGCAGGTGGGCACCGACGAGGACGGCGAGCCGCAGTATCAGCGCGCGAACCTGCCGGAGGCTACCACACCCGACGAGTTGACGCTGGAGTTCGCCGAGAAGCTCTTCGCCACCCCACAGGGCGGCCGGGAGCTCGGCGTGAACCCGGACAACGGCCGCCAGGTGGTGGCCAAGGAGGGCCGCTACGGGCCGTACGTCACCGAGATCGTCCGCGAGGATGAAAAGGCCACCGCGGAGCAGTACGCCGAGGAGATCGTCGCGGCCGAGCGCGCCGAGGAAGACCAGCAGCGCGCAGCCGAGGGCAAGCGCAAGAAGAACTGGGAGACCAAGACCGCGGCGAAGCAGAAGGACAAGCGCATCGCCCAGATCGTCGAGGAGCGGCTGGCGCCGAAGACGGCCTCGCTGTTTTCCTCGATGCAGCCCTCCTCGGTGACCCTTGAGGAGGCGCTGCGGCTGCTCAAGCTGCCCCGCGAGGTAGGCGTGGATCCGGTCGATGGGGAGGTCATCACCGCGCAGAACGGCCGGTACGGTCCGTACTTGAAGAAGGGTTCGGGTTCAAGGTCGCTGGCCAGCGAGGAGCAGATCTTTGAGATCACTCTCGACGAAGCGCGCCGGATCTACGCGGAGCCCAAGCGCCGCGGCCGTCAGGCGGCGAAGCCGCCGCTGAAGCAGCTGGGCGATAATGACGTCTCGGGCCGGCCGATGAGCGTCAAGGACGGCCGGTTTGGCCCCTACGTCACCGACGGGGAGACGAACGCCTCACTGCGGCGCGGAGACACCCCGGAGACGCTGACCGACGAGCGTGCGAACCAGCTGCTCTC